The Vulcanimicrobium alpinum sequence GGTCGGCACGCCGTACTGCTTCGAGAAGCGCACCAGCACGCGGGCCAGCCGCGAGGCGACGTCGCGGCCGCGGAAGTCGTCGAGCAAGGTCAGCGCGTCGGAGACTTGCTCGGAGATGCGCAGCATGAACGCCGCCAGCCGTTCGGGCCGCGTGCGCACCGCACGCTCGAACTCCGCGTTGTCGATCATCGCGATTTCGGCCGGTTCCATCGTCTCGAGGAAGACTTCGCGCCAGTACCCGTTGAGCACCGCGCGGTCGCTCCAGATTGCGCCCGTCTGCAGGATCGCGATGAGGATCTCGCGTCCGCTGGACAGCAGCTTCGTCACCTTCACGGTTCCGGAGACGATCGTGAACGTGCGGTGCGGCGCGCTCTCGGGGTCGGAGATCGACGCGCCGGCTTCACACCGGCGAATCTGCGCGTTGGCAAACGCCTCGCGAATCTGGATCGGGAATCCTTCGATTTCGCCGGCGTCCGGCAGACTCCAAAACATATCCACGGTTAGGGCTGCGCTCCCGACGCGAGATGGGCGCCCGGGTTCTCGTGAACCTCGGGATGGGCGGCCTTCGGATCGACCGGCGTTTGATCGAGCGCGGCGGTGACCATGCGAGTCGGCCACTTAGCGCCTTGGTGACACGTGTAGCATGTGACCGCTTTGATGTTTGCCGGCAGATACTCGTGATTGATGGCATCGACCATCCGCCACATGCGATGCGCGATTTGGTTGGTCGGATAGTACTGCAGCGAGATGAAATCGGCGGTGTTGTGGCAAAACAGGCAGTTCACGCCGAGCGATCGGGCGACGCCGTACATCGAGTTCACGGTGTAACCGGCCTGCTTCTGGTTCTTGTAGCGGTAGTCGAGATACTGAACCGGGACCACGTTGTACTGGACCGCCATCCGCGGCTGGCCGCGGTGACACGTGACGCATCCGACCGCGCCCGAGACGGCGTAGTTCGGATAGTCCTTGTGCACCGGGTCGATGTACTGCGCGTTGGCCGCGACGACCATCTTGGCCATGAGGCGCGCAGCCTTCTTGGTCGACGTGTCGTACGCGTAATTCTGCGCGTTGTGGCAATACGTGCATTGGACGCCGAGCGACGACGCGAAGTACGTCATCTGCCCGATCAATTGCGCGTACGAGTACTTCGTGTAGACCTGCACGTTGTAGAGGCGGCCGGGAACGTACTCGTGCGGCACCGTCTTCGGCTGGGTCGAGAAGTCGAGCGGTGCGGTTTGATCGACGGGCCCGTAGCCTTTGGCTTGATCGGCGGTGACCTGCTGAGAATCTTGCGCGCCGAGACCGCCGGAGAGGTTGGTGATCTTCGGGACCGGCGTCGATGCCGGCCCCGCGGCGCGCGCTTGGTCGACGAGCGGCTGCACCGCGCCGGAGAGCGCGAGCGTCGCGACGATCACGGAAGGACCGAGCCAGCGACGCAGGTTCACGGCTTCTGCACCGAGGTTTCGTTCAGCGGCGTCGTTTTCGGATACCCCGGCACCGGCAGCCCCGGCTGGATCACCAGCGGCTGTTCACCGGGACGTCCGTTGATCGCAGAGCGCGTGATCGGTCCGTACTGCTGCACGGTCCCATGATCGACCGCCCACACGTACCAATCGTTCGTCACCCAGCCCGTCGTGATCACGCCGATCGCGCCGGCGAGCGTGGTCATCGTTGCAAACCACCAAATCCAGTCGTGAATCGTCTTCGGGTTGGCGTTGAAGCCCATCGTCCAGCGCCAGAACAGCATCGACTTGTGCGAGCCCGAGTGCATGTCTTTGATCTCGGAGTCCTCGTGGTGGCTGCCCTCGGACGACGTTGCGAGAATCGTCCCGCCGTGCATCCCCCATAGCATCGTCGAACCGAGCAGGAAGAAGATCGAGAGCTGGTGCCACGGATTGTAATAGAAGTTGCCCCACAGCACGCTGATGTTCTGCGCCCAATCGAGGTCGACGTTGAGGCCGAAGCCCGGTGCCTCCGCCCACGATCCCATGATAAGCGGACGGATCACCCAGATCGACGTCGTCAGCGAGATCGCCGAAACGAACGCGAAGAACAGATACGGCCGCCATTGGAAGCGCATCAGGCGTTCCCAGCAGCGCAGTCCCCAGAAGCCGACCGACGCCGCCCAGAACGTCATCACCGCCATCCAGTAGCCGCCGTGCGCCCATGAGTTCGGGAACGCGAGGCCGTTGTCGGGCGGCAGGACCTGGATGTTCGCGAAATAGCGGATGTAGTCGGCGAAGTTGTCGTTGACTTGCTGGAGGCCGCCGAGGATCTCGACCGCGAGGCCCACGATGAAGGTCGCGACGCTGAGCGTTCCCCACAGTCCCAGCCACACCGTCCCGATCTGCGCGTCGACGTGGAAGCGGTTGAGGAACTCCCATCGCATCGCGACGCCGAGCCGCGCGCCGAGCGGATCGAGTTCGTCCTTGATGCTCGGTTCGGGAAGCTCGAGCGGATGAGAGGGCGCGGCCTCGATGATGACAGCCACGTGCGTCTACCTCAGTGAATCCACGGCGGGATGTTCCAGCGCCAGAAGTCGACCCAGTCCTGCACCAGCGTTCCGGAGGTCAGGATGCAGAGGTCGCTCATCGCCAGCGTGAACACCGCCAGGTACAGGCCCAGGCGATGGATCCCGTACTCGCCGATCGAGTACGCGATGTAATCGCGCCAGAAGTTGTCTTCGCGCAGCATCTCTTTGCGCGGGTTCTTGTCCGTGTTGTAGGTGCCGAGGATCGCACTGCCGTGCATCGCGAGGATCATCGCGGTGAGGAAGAATCCGAGCACGGCCCACGCGTGAAACGGGTTGAGATACCAGTTCATGTAGCGAAAACCGGTGTTCGAGACCCACGTGAGGTGGCTGGAGTACGAAAGGTCGAACCCCTCGCACCAGCAGCCCATCAGCACCGGGCGAATGATCTGCAGCGAAACCCACGCCGAGATCGCGAGGCTGAACATCGCCGGCACGTGATAGCCCATCTCGAGCTTGCGGCAGATGTCCACTTCGCGAAGTGCCCACGCGACGAACGCGATCGTCGCGAGGATGACGACGGCTTGCCATGCGCCGCCGTTGAGGAACGAGTGCGCGAAGCCGAGTCCGACGTCACGCTGCGGAGGATGGACGTTGGCACGAACGAGATCGAGATCGCCTTGCAGGACGACCGCGAGGAACAGCACGCCGGTCCCGAGCGCCGCAGTGAGCACCGCGACAACCCCCCACAACCCGACATAGAAGCGTCCGAACCAGAAGTCGAACGGGTCGCGTCCCAGCAGCCCGGCAAGGAACGTCCCGCCGGGCTTCCGGTACACCGACTCCCACTCGAGCACTGCGGTGCCGCCCCGCCCGCGCTACTTGGCGCCCGGCGCTGGGTTGACTTGCGTTTGACTCGTTGACGTTTCGGTTGCGGCCGAGATCCACTGACCCGCGTTGTACTTCGACGACGAGAGCAGGATGAAATGGATCAGGAACGCGACCAGCGCACCGGCGACGCAATACGCGGCGAGGTTGGCGCGGAAGCTGTACTGACGACGTACGATCATGGTCGGCGTCTCCTAGATGAACGGCTTGTAGGAGTAGGCGAGGACGTGCGCCACGATCGCGACCACGAAGAATCCCCACGATCCGTACACGACGAATTTGTGGACTGTCCAGTCCGCGTTGTTGAAGAGGTGGCGATAGGCCTCAGGTACTTGGTCGGCGTCGACCTCATACGAAGCGGGCCCCACCGCCGGTTCCAGATTTGCCATGCGACCCCCATGACGATAGGTGGAGTGGCCGCCGGGTAGCGGCTCTAGCGCTTACGGTAATCGTTCCGAACGGGGGGCGGTGTAGTGGGTGCTACGGGGTCTCGCCTCGC is a genomic window containing:
- a CDS encoding light-harvesting protein, whose product is MGPASYEVDADQVPEAYRHLFNNADWTVHKFVVYGSWGFFVVAIVAHVLAYSYKPFI
- a CDS encoding Crp/Fnr family transcriptional regulator, which gives rise to MFWSLPDAGEIEGFPIQIREAFANAQIRRCEAGASISDPESAPHRTFTIVSGTVKVTKLLSSGREILIAILQTGAIWSDRAVLNGYWREVFLETMEPAEIAMIDNAEFERAVRTRPERLAAFMLRISEQVSDALTLLDDFRGRDVASRLARVLVRFSKQYGVPTEAGVRIDLPVTHQDLANMIGTARETVSRNMARFRQQGYVSDGHAASLEITNVASLEALIV
- a CDS encoding photosynthetic reaction center cytochrome c subunit family protein, with protein sequence MNLRRWLGPSVIVATLALSGAVQPLVDQARAAGPASTPVPKITNLSGGLGAQDSQQVTADQAKGYGPVDQTAPLDFSTQPKTVPHEYVPGRLYNVQVYTKYSYAQLIGQMTYFASSLGVQCTYCHNAQNYAYDTSTKKAARLMAKMVVAANAQYIDPVHKDYPNYAVSGAVGCVTCHRGQPRMAVQYNVVPVQYLDYRYKNQKQAGYTVNSMYGVARSLGVNCLFCHNTADFISLQYYPTNQIAHRMWRMVDAINHEYLPANIKAVTCYTCHQGAKWPTRMVTAALDQTPVDPKAAHPEVHENPGAHLASGAQP